A window from Blastocatellia bacterium encodes these proteins:
- a CDS encoding radical SAM protein has product MRVILADIKGHDGFVAKDTVAGGYGSRFRGTSWTTRFVEWMLKVYNNVPSIQLGYLAAIFAQAGHEVVISRGELPPGDLALVLTSIVDFRNEIRWAEAARQRYGMAVGFFGTFATYVAEALIEHGDFVIQGEPEQAALRLARGESLRGLVVSPPVQDLDRLPFPRWDVFPRGMFGHAVERPFGFTRLAFPLLSSRSCPEFCTYCPHRIVASYRARSPENVLEEIAALCRQYGRVYLVFRDPIFTYDRERALQIAEGILRWNLPVRFECETRLDDLDEELIGWLYRAGLRSVRFGVESVDALTLKRVGRRPIPSEHQREIVSLCRRKGISTVAFYVLGFLTDTVETIRATIEYAVALNTTLALFKILTPYPGTPLYKQMASRIVESDLEKFDGYTPTFRHPTLTHEQLRFLLETAYSRFYIRPSWLWGYLRLPTSGLFEQMVAWADAYAKRRQLEIEAALFPG; this is encoded by the coding sequence ATGCGAGTCATCCTCGCCGACATTAAAGGGCACGACGGGTTCGTGGCCAAGGATACCGTTGCCGGAGGATACGGCTCTCGATTTCGGGGGACCTCCTGGACGACGCGCTTCGTGGAATGGATGCTCAAGGTCTACAACAACGTGCCGAGCATTCAGCTCGGTTACCTTGCCGCGATCTTCGCCCAAGCCGGTCACGAGGTCGTGATCTCACGAGGGGAGCTTCCTCCGGGAGATCTGGCGTTAGTTTTGACGTCAATTGTGGATTTTCGGAATGAGATTCGCTGGGCGGAGGCGGCTCGCCAAAGATACGGGATGGCGGTCGGTTTCTTCGGGACGTTCGCCACGTATGTCGCGGAAGCGCTCATCGAGCATGGGGATTTCGTCATTCAAGGGGAGCCCGAGCAGGCGGCCTTGCGTCTGGCGCGGGGGGAGAGTCTCCGAGGCCTCGTCGTCAGTCCTCCCGTGCAGGACTTGGATCGCCTGCCTTTTCCCCGATGGGACGTGTTCCCTCGCGGAATGTTCGGGCACGCCGTGGAGCGCCCGTTCGGGTTCACGCGCTTGGCTTTCCCCCTGCTGTCGAGTCGCAGCTGCCCGGAGTTCTGCACCTATTGTCCTCATCGCATCGTGGCGTCCTATCGAGCGCGAAGCCCGGAGAACGTCCTAGAAGAGATTGCCGCGTTATGCCGGCAGTATGGGCGGGTGTATCTCGTTTTTCGCGATCCGATTTTCACCTATGATCGGGAGCGGGCGCTTCAGATCGCGGAGGGCATCCTTCGCTGGAATCTGCCCGTTCGGTTCGAGTGCGAGACGCGACTTGACGATTTGGACGAAGAGCTGATCGGTTGGCTCTATCGGGCAGGCTTGCGCTCGGTTCGATTTGGCGTTGAATCGGTGGATGCCCTCACGCTTAAGCGCGTGGGACGGCGACCGATTCCCTCGGAGCATCAGCGAGAGATCGTCTCGCTCTGTCGGCGAAAAGGAATCAGCACCGTGGCCTTCTACGTGCTCGGCTTCTTAACGGACACCGTCGAGACGATTCGGGCGACGATCGAGTATGCCGTGGCGCTCAACACGACGCTGGCGCTCTTCAAGATCCTGACGCCCTATCCCGGCACGCCACTCTACAAGCAGATGGCCTCGCGCATCGTTGAGTCCGATCTGGAGAAGTTCGACGGCTACACGCCGACGTTTCGCCATCCGACGCTCACGCACGAACAGTTGCGGTTTCTGCTGGAGACGGCCTACTCGCGTTTCTACATTCGCCCATCCTGGTTGTGGGGTTATCTTCGGTTGCCGACATCGGGGTTGTTTGAACAGATGGTCGCATGGGCTGACGCCTATGCGAAGCGTCGGCAGTTGGAGATAGAGGCGGCGCTCTTTCCCGGATGA
- a CDS encoding twin-arginine translocase TatA/TatE family subunit, which produces MFMLQFSSIGLPELLLILMIALLLFGTKRLPELGSSLGRAISEFKRGLSEEAPRGKLSENPERAPLDSTERRSDAPPSSP; this is translated from the coding sequence ATGTTCATGCTTCAGTTCTCCTCCATCGGCTTGCCGGAGCTGCTCCTTATCCTCATGATCGCGCTTTTGCTCTTCGGTACGAAACGGTTGCCGGAACTAGGTAGTTCGCTCGGCCGCGCGATCAGCGAGTTCAAGCGCGGGCTCTCGGAAGAAGCGCCACGGGGGAAGTTATCGGAGAACCCGGAGAGAGCCCCTCTTGACTCTACCGAGAGGCGCTCCGATGCTCCTCCATCCTCTCCTTGA